Proteins from a single region of Atribacterota bacterium:
- a CDS encoding DEAD/DEAH box helicase family protein, with amino-acid sequence MITTFLQDILDDISSTHLPYTWNSFDLKTLSNKIELWDFQQEAIVNALKVLWKYYEDFYDFQPEESIEFNLERKRKLYQWYKDNGLNENLDIKLDRRSRKLNELLPDFFKQEDGKISYSNYINRMCFWMATGSGKTIVLIKLIQILKILMERKEIPEYDILFLTHRDDLLEQFKKMVDEVNLANASKIELRELKEYPEVKRQKLLTGAPVFYYRSDNINDEQKEKIIDFHNYDNGGKWFVFLDEAHKGDKEDSKRQHIYSILARNGFLFNFSATFIDQRDILTSAFEFNLASFIQAGYGKHISVLQQEIRAFRKDEDYSDEEKQKIVLKSLIVLTYLKKYYEKIENINIEEHLYHNPLLLTLVNSVNTVEADLKIFFRELERIGKGGIKADTFNQTIEELWEELKQEPEFVFEDNRGIKIDEKCFKEINIKDIINYVFNSDSPGKIEVSFRPSDKKQVAFKLTTSDRHFALSKTGDMPSWLREELDRFNVNHQFEEEGFFERINKDESPINILMGSRAFYEGWDSNRPNVLNFINIGTGVVAKKFILQSVGRGIRIEPITNKRRRLKEIYNDKDIDIDIFRELKDIVTPLETLFIFGTNRSALLTVINELKQERKEKGEQLSFFVNKSIEKQNLLIPTYKPAGHSIMKTGKQAKFEVCESDIKLLQKYVNYIDDDKIFLVNYNTTPEKIKVLRNTFDDVEKYYKTGEEAKRFKNIDIFVQRIFDYFDVIPEELKEFKHLEDEIKHFKNIKVHLEDLKELQQKINEVKDYPERQKEFEKELAKLSISARKKIENMLAQEATETYEYEHKKIKLKYIANHYYVPIVFSDEEKIDYMTHIIKTPSEVKFINDLETYLNKDNNYFKKFDWWTFCKIDESLDEIHVPYYNPDGNKISKFKPDFIFWFKKDNNYSIVFIDPKGIKHSDYMHKIDGYRMIFEDNKGRIRDFKYQDFTCKVYTFLRTDDINRVSEGGYKEYWFDSIERALERIL; translated from the coding sequence GTGATAACGACTTTTTTACAGGATATTTTAGATGATATAAGCTCAACACATTTACCATATACCTGGAATTCTTTTGATCTAAAGACATTATCAAACAAAATTGAACTCTGGGATTTTCAGCAAGAAGCCATAGTTAATGCTTTAAAAGTGTTATGGAAATATTATGAGGATTTTTATGATTTTCAACCAGAAGAAAGTATAGAATTTAATTTAGAAAGAAAAAGAAAATTATACCAATGGTATAAAGACAACGGATTAAATGAAAATTTGGATATCAAGTTAGACAGGCGAAGTAGAAAACTTAATGAGCTGCTCCCTGATTTTTTTAAACAAGAAGATGGAAAAATATCTTACTCGAATTATATAAATCGGATGTGTTTTTGGATGGCAACAGGAAGTGGTAAAACAATAGTACTTATTAAACTTATTCAAATTTTAAAGATCCTTATGGAAAGAAAAGAAATCCCTGAGTATGATATTTTGTTCTTAACTCATAGAGATGATTTATTAGAACAATTTAAAAAGATGGTTGATGAAGTTAATTTGGCAAATGCAAGCAAAATTGAGTTAAGGGAACTCAAAGAATATCCTGAAGTTAAAAGACAGAAACTATTAACCGGAGCACCTGTTTTTTATTATCGCTCTGATAATATTAATGATGAGCAGAAAGAGAAAATTATTGATTTTCATAATTATGATAATGGGGGTAAATGGTTTGTCTTTTTGGATGAGGCGCATAAAGGAGATAAAGAAGATTCCAAGAGACAACATATCTATTCAATTTTAGCCAGAAATGGTTTCCTGTTTAATTTTTCTGCTACCTTTATTGATCAAAGAGATATTTTAACTTCTGCTTTTGAATTTAATTTAGCTTCTTTTATCCAGGCTGGTTATGGCAAGCATATAAGTGTTTTACAACAGGAAATAAGGGCATTCAGGAAGGATGAAGATTATAGTGATGAAGAAAAACAAAAGATTGTCTTAAAATCTCTGATTGTGCTTACTTACCTGAAGAAATATTATGAGAAAATTGAAAATATCAATATCGAAGAACATCTTTACCACAATCCTTTGCTTCTAACATTGGTCAATTCTGTTAATACTGTAGAAGCAGACTTGAAAATCTTTTTTAGAGAACTGGAAAGGATTGGAAAAGGAGGCATCAAAGCTGATACATTTAACCAAACAATAGAGGAGCTATGGGAAGAACTAAAGCAGGAGCCAGAATTTGTTTTTGAAGATAATAGAGGAATAAAAATTGATGAAAAATGTTTTAAAGAAATAAACATTAAAGATATTATAAATTATGTTTTCAATTCTGATAGTCCTGGTAAAATAGAAGTTTCTTTTAGGCCATCAGATAAAAAACAGGTTGCTTTTAAATTAACCACATCGGATAGACATTTTGCTCTCAGTAAAACAGGAGATATGCCCAGTTGGTTAAGAGAAGAATTAGATAGATTTAATGTTAACCATCAATTTGAAGAAGAAGGATTTTTTGAAAGGATAAACAAAGACGAATCACCCATTAATATTTTAATGGGTTCCCGTGCTTTTTATGAAGGTTGGGATTCAAACAGGCCTAATGTACTTAATTTTATAAATATTGGTACTGGTGTAGTTGCAAAAAAATTTATACTTCAATCAGTCGGGAGAGGTATAAGGATTGAACCTATAACTAATAAAAGGAGAAGATTAAAAGAAATATACAATGATAAAGATATAGATATTGATATTTTTAGAGAACTCAAAGATATTGTAACCCCATTGGAAACACTATTTATTTTTGGAACAAATAGAAGTGCATTGCTAACAGTGATCAATGAGCTTAAACAGGAAAGGAAAGAAAAAGGAGAACAACTTTCATTTTTTGTTAATAAATCAATAGAAAAACAAAATCTTTTGATTCCAACATATAAACCAGCAGGCCATTCTATTATGAAAACTGGAAAACAGGCAAAATTTGAAGTCTGCGAAAGTGATATTAAGCTTTTGCAAAAATATGTTAACTATATTGATGATGATAAAATTTTCCTTGTGAATTATAACACAACTCCTGAGAAAATAAAGGTTTTACGAAATACCTTTGATGATGTGGAAAAGTATTATAAAACAGGTGAAGAGGCAAAGAGGTTTAAAAATATTGATATTTTTGTTCAAAGAATATTTGATTATTTTGATGTTATCCCGGAAGAATTAAAAGAATTTAAACATTTGGAAGACGAGATAAAACACTTTAAGAATATCAAAGTGCATTTAGAAGATTTAAAGGAATTACAGCAGAAAATTAATGAGGTCAAAGATTATCCTGAAAGACAGAAGGAGTTCGAAAAAGAGTTAGCAAAATTAAGCATTTCAGCCAGAAAAAAAATTGAAAACATGCTGGCACAAGAAGCTACAGAGACATATGAATATGAGCACAAGAAAATCAAACTTAAATATATAGCTAATCATTATTATGTGCCCATTGTTTTTAGTGATGAAGAAAAGATTGATTATATGACTCATATCATAAAAACCCCCAGTGAAGTGAAATTTATCAATGATTTGGAAACTTATTTGAATAAAGACAATAACTATTTTAAAAAATTTGATTGGTGGACTTTTTGCAAAATAGATGAGAGTTTAGACGAGATACATGTCCCTTATTATAATCCTGATGGTAA